A region of Trichoplusia ni isolate ovarian cell line Hi5 chromosome 23, tn1, whole genome shotgun sequence DNA encodes the following proteins:
- the LOC113504836 gene encoding ribosome-binding protein 1-like isoform X8 → MELQALLVLCGVGVAGLAMLLLMGLFSASGTSYEEAIAQQRRATTELLALAESKNKPKKKEKKANKKLAKKEKNKESAVGMTGSEVESEAPAESGVEDDVVPATKGHVEFSSSVVVDVPRDTPPNVKIRKRGKDPKVKPILLNKEDPSCVSDPSTLPENLTTTVANHFEEMHPKDEFELMHSTLVAEKAPEKVEEVSEKKEAKVAKASKPAKTVAKAAVAPVEVVKEEVTRERHNSGESAKEQRKSKKAEKKPVEEVAEVVREEVVPPLNAPQPSELTTDKLLKQALVTAQPPAASPPPKNKKKKPEPNVLSLMAGDSGGVNVGELVRVVREAALSRTEIQILTDALLNKHHDPLPEHSEWTEGPNDPIQKLKKQLADKEKALADELEASQALHAKLKELRGTLNAERGRAAAAARAAEQAAAGARAELHTQQARLQRLLDDNHQLAQEKLMLQSKLSAEGEVQAQRVQMELHIQRLSETEAALLAQLAALQGELNAHALEVGPLRMEAAAARDSCVMAQQHAADLAQQLQEANRALSELEQQRQLAVHSEQRAQQELRQLQERLSGMADLQNEVQRLAAHAQQVESKADQAKEESEKEIQQLSGEIASLREQLITRETELAEIKQMKAAAPTQNGLPNANEQLKAAELAKIESIVESLRDELAAAQRGSREQREQIARLQDQLLQYQEKNNELRTKNWKVMEALQSAEKSLQMKSASALPAQDSVREAIAKATEAQYLEVARVLRAAWAGPAPAAAPAGPPGPHWLRAYADSLREHLASPAPPAQPAPPAPASAADDERLKDLIQQNEYSQALVDKYKRIIDDTEGVLSRLQQNVTLEEQRWAQQLADKQRELDDLRQRTVLQMQKKIDSLQEELHQAKGSNHNHTFADAERIAEERLIAGLSEKHNVDVSNGPLQMGLEEK, encoded by the exons ATGGAGCTGCAAGCACTGCTAGTACTGTGTGGGGTGGGAGTGGCCGGTCTCGCCATGCTGCTGCTCATGGGGCTGTTCTCAGCCTCAGGCACTAGCTATGAGGAAGCTATAGCTCAGCAGCGGCGAGCTACTACTGAACTACTTGCTCTTGCTGAAAGTAAAAACAAACCtaagaagaaagaaaagaaagctAATAAGAAG TTAGCAAAGAAGGAAAAGAACAAGGAAAGTGCAGTGGGTATGACAGGCAGTGAGGTGGAGAGTGAGGCACCAGCCGAGAGTGGAGTAGAAGATGATGTGGTTCCCGCTACCAAGGGACATGTGGAGTTCTCTTCTTCTGTTGTAGTTGATGTGCCACGGGACACCCCACCAAATGTGAAG ATCCGCAAACGCGGCAAGGATCCTAAAGTAAAGCCGATACTGCTAAATAAAGAGGATCCGAGTTGCGTTAGTGATCCTAGTACGCTGCCAGAAAACTTGACAACTACTGTTGCCAACCACTTTGAGGAAATGCATCCCAAAGACGAGTTCGAATTGATGCATTCAACTCTCGTAGCGGAAAAA GCTCCGGAGAAAGTGGAAGAAGTTTCGGAGAAGAAGGAGGCCAAGGTGGCGAAGGCATCGAAGCCTGCCAAGACTGTTGCCAAGGCTGCTGTAGCACCTGTTGAGGTCGTCAAGGAGGAAGTCACCAGGGAACGACACAACAGCGGAGAGTCTGCTAAGGAGCAGCGCAAAA gTAAGAAGGCTGAAAAGAAGCCCGTCGAGGAAGTGGCTGAAGTAGTACGTGAGGAGGTGGTGCCGCCGCTGAACGCGCCCCAGCCGAGTGAGCTGACGACCGACAAGCTGCTGAAGCAGGCGCTGGTGACCGCGCAGCCGCCTGCCGCCTCGCCGCCGCCCAAGAACAAGAAGAAGAAGCCCGAACCTAACGTGCTTTCGCTGATGG CGGGCGACAGCGGCGGCGTTAATGTTGGGGAGCTGGTGCGTGTTGTTCGCGAGGCCGCTCTGTCTCGCACTGAAATACAGATCCTCACCGACGCCTTGCTCAACAAGCACCACGACCCACTGCCCGAGCATTCTGAATGGACTGAG GGCCCCAACGACCCCATACAAAAGTTGAAGAAGCAGCTTGCCGACAAGGAGAAAGCTCTGGCCGATGAACTGGAAGCGTCGCAGGCGCTGCACGCGAAACTGAAGGAGCTcag GGGCACGCTGAACGCGGagcgcgggcgcgcggcggcggcggcgcgcgcggccgagcaggcggcggccggcgcgcgcgccgAGCTGCACACGCAGCAGGCGCGCCTGCAGCGTCTGCTCGACGACAACCACCAGCTGGCGCAGGAGAAACTCATG CTCCAATCGAAATTGAGTGCGGAAGGTGAAGTGCAAGCTCAGCGCGTGCAAATGGAGCTGCATATTCAGAGGCTGTCTGAG aCAGAAGCAGCGCTCCTGGCGCAGCTGGCAGCTCTGCAAGGCGAGCTGAACGCGCACGCGCTGGAGGTGGGCCCGCTGCGCATGGaggcggccgccgcgcgcgaCTCCTGCGTCATGGCGCAGCAGCACGCCGCAGACCTGGCGCAGCAGCTGCAG GAGGCTAACCGCGCGTTGAGCGAACTCGAGCAGCAACGCCAGCTTGCCGTTCACAGCGAGCAGCGCGCGCAGCAAGAGCTGAGACAGCTGCAGGAGAGACTCAGCG GTATGGCAGACCTTCAAAATGAGGTTCAGAGATTGGCGGCCCATGCCCAGCAAGTCGAAAGTAAGGCCGATCAAGCTAAGGAAGAATCAGAAAAAGAAATTCAACAG TTGTCAGGCGAAATTGCATCGCTGCGAGAACAGTTAATTACCCGTGAGACTGAACTTGCCGAAATCAAACAGATGAAAGCAGCAGCACCCACTCAGAATGGACTGCCCAACGCTAACGAGCAACTCAAG GCGGCGGAACTGGCCAAGATCGAGAGCATAGTGGAGTCCCTGCGCGacgagctggcggcggcgcagcgcggcAGTCGCGAGCAACGCGAACAGATCGCGCGGCTGCAGGACCAGCTGCTGCAGTACCAGGAGAAGAATAAT GAATTGCGAACTAAAAACTGGAAAGTAATGGAGGCGTTACAGTCTGCCGAAAAGTCCCTTCAGATGAAATCGGCAAGTGCGTTGCCGGCCCAAGACTCAGTGCGC GAGGCCATAGCGAAGGCTACGGAGGCGCAGTACCTGGAGGTGGCGCGAGTGCTGCGCGCGGCGTGGGCCGGGcccgcgccggccgccgcgcccgccggccCGCCCGGCCCGCACTGGCTGCGCGCCTACGCCGACAGCCTGCGGGAACACCTCGCcagccccgcgccgcccgcgcagcccgcgccgcccgcgcccgcctcaGCGGCCGACGACGAGCGGCTGAAGGACCTCATCCAGCAGAACGAATACTCACAAGCACTTGTCGATAAATACAAGAGGATTATAGATGACACC GAGGGAGTGTTGAGCCGCCTACAACAGAACGTGACGCTCGAGGAGCAGCGGTGGGCGCAGCAGCTGGCCGACAAGCAGCGCGAGCTCGACGACCTCAGGCAGCGCACCGTACTGCAG ATGCAAAAGAAAATAGATTCATTACAGGAAGAACTACATCAGGCGAAAGGTTCCAATCACAATCACACTTTCGCTGATGCGGAACGAATTGCCGAG GAAAGACTCATTGCCGGTTTGTCCGAAAAACACAACGTAGATGTTAGCAATGGACCGTTACAG ATGGGGCTCgaagaaaaataa
- the LOC113504836 gene encoding ribosome-binding protein 1-like isoform X4: protein MELQALLVLCGVGVAGLAMLLLMGLFSASGTSYEEAIAQQRRATTELLALAESKNKPKKKEKKANKKLAKKEKNKESAVGMTGSEVESEAPAESGVEDDVVPATKGHVEFSSSVVVDVPRDTPPNVKIRKRGKDPKVKPILLNKEDPSCVSDPSTLPENLTTTVANHFEEMHPKDEFELMHSTLVAEKAPEKVEEVSEKKEAKVAKASKPAKTVAKAAVAPVEVVKEEVTRERHNSGESAKEQRKSKKAEKKPVEEVAEVVREEVVPPLNAPQPSELTTDKLLKQALVTAQPPAASPPPKNKKKKPEPNVLSLMAAGDSGGVNVGELVRVVREAALSRTEIQILTDALLNKHHDPLPEHSEWTEGPNDPIQKLKKQLADKEKALADELEASQALHAKLKELRGTLNAERGRAAAAARAAEQAAAGARAELHTQQARLQRLLDDNHQLAQEKLMLQSKLSAEGEVQAQRVQMELHIQRLSETEAALLAQLAALQGELNAHALEVGPLRMEAAAARDSCVMAQQHAADLAQQLQEANRALSELEQQRQLAVHSEQRAQQELRQLQERLSGMADLQNEVQRLAAHAQQVESKADQAKEESEKEIQQLSGEIASLREQLITRETELAEIKQMKAAAPTQNGLPNANEQLKAAELAKIESIVESLRDELAAAQRGSREQREQIARLQDQLLQYQEKNNELRTKNWKVMEALQSAEKSLQMKSASALPAQDSVREAIAKATEAQYLEVARVLRAAWAGPAPAAAPAGPPGPHWLRAYADSLREHLASPAPPAQPAPPAPASAADDERLKDLIQQNEYSQALVDKYKRIIDDTEGVLSRLQQNVTLEEQRWAQQLADKQRELDDLRQRTVLQMQKKIDSLQEELHQAKGSNHNHTFADAERIAEERLIAGLSEKHNVDVSNGPLQMGLEEK, encoded by the exons ATGGAGCTGCAAGCACTGCTAGTACTGTGTGGGGTGGGAGTGGCCGGTCTCGCCATGCTGCTGCTCATGGGGCTGTTCTCAGCCTCAGGCACTAGCTATGAGGAAGCTATAGCTCAGCAGCGGCGAGCTACTACTGAACTACTTGCTCTTGCTGAAAGTAAAAACAAACCtaagaagaaagaaaagaaagctAATAAGAAG TTAGCAAAGAAGGAAAAGAACAAGGAAAGTGCAGTGGGTATGACAGGCAGTGAGGTGGAGAGTGAGGCACCAGCCGAGAGTGGAGTAGAAGATGATGTGGTTCCCGCTACCAAGGGACATGTGGAGTTCTCTTCTTCTGTTGTAGTTGATGTGCCACGGGACACCCCACCAAATGTGAAG ATCCGCAAACGCGGCAAGGATCCTAAAGTAAAGCCGATACTGCTAAATAAAGAGGATCCGAGTTGCGTTAGTGATCCTAGTACGCTGCCAGAAAACTTGACAACTACTGTTGCCAACCACTTTGAGGAAATGCATCCCAAAGACGAGTTCGAATTGATGCATTCAACTCTCGTAGCGGAAAAA GCTCCGGAGAAAGTGGAAGAAGTTTCGGAGAAGAAGGAGGCCAAGGTGGCGAAGGCATCGAAGCCTGCCAAGACTGTTGCCAAGGCTGCTGTAGCACCTGTTGAGGTCGTCAAGGAGGAAGTCACCAGGGAACGACACAACAGCGGAGAGTCTGCTAAGGAGCAGCGCAAAA gTAAGAAGGCTGAAAAGAAGCCCGTCGAGGAAGTGGCTGAAGTAGTACGTGAGGAGGTGGTGCCGCCGCTGAACGCGCCCCAGCCGAGTGAGCTGACGACCGACAAGCTGCTGAAGCAGGCGCTGGTGACCGCGCAGCCGCCTGCCGCCTCGCCGCCGCCCAAGAACAAGAAGAAGAAGCCCGAACCTAACGTGCTTTCGCTGATGG CAGCGGGCGACAGCGGCGGCGTTAATGTTGGGGAGCTGGTGCGTGTTGTTCGCGAGGCCGCTCTGTCTCGCACTGAAATACAGATCCTCACCGACGCCTTGCTCAACAAGCACCACGACCCACTGCCCGAGCATTCTGAATGGACTGAG GGCCCCAACGACCCCATACAAAAGTTGAAGAAGCAGCTTGCCGACAAGGAGAAAGCTCTGGCCGATGAACTGGAAGCGTCGCAGGCGCTGCACGCGAAACTGAAGGAGCTcag GGGCACGCTGAACGCGGagcgcgggcgcgcggcggcggcggcgcgcgcggccgagcaggcggcggccggcgcgcgcgccgAGCTGCACACGCAGCAGGCGCGCCTGCAGCGTCTGCTCGACGACAACCACCAGCTGGCGCAGGAGAAACTCATG CTCCAATCGAAATTGAGTGCGGAAGGTGAAGTGCAAGCTCAGCGCGTGCAAATGGAGCTGCATATTCAGAGGCTGTCTGAG aCAGAAGCAGCGCTCCTGGCGCAGCTGGCAGCTCTGCAAGGCGAGCTGAACGCGCACGCGCTGGAGGTGGGCCCGCTGCGCATGGaggcggccgccgcgcgcgaCTCCTGCGTCATGGCGCAGCAGCACGCCGCAGACCTGGCGCAGCAGCTGCAG GAGGCTAACCGCGCGTTGAGCGAACTCGAGCAGCAACGCCAGCTTGCCGTTCACAGCGAGCAGCGCGCGCAGCAAGAGCTGAGACAGCTGCAGGAGAGACTCAGCG GTATGGCAGACCTTCAAAATGAGGTTCAGAGATTGGCGGCCCATGCCCAGCAAGTCGAAAGTAAGGCCGATCAAGCTAAGGAAGAATCAGAAAAAGAAATTCAACAG TTGTCAGGCGAAATTGCATCGCTGCGAGAACAGTTAATTACCCGTGAGACTGAACTTGCCGAAATCAAACAGATGAAAGCAGCAGCACCCACTCAGAATGGACTGCCCAACGCTAACGAGCAACTCAAG GCGGCGGAACTGGCCAAGATCGAGAGCATAGTGGAGTCCCTGCGCGacgagctggcggcggcgcagcgcggcAGTCGCGAGCAACGCGAACAGATCGCGCGGCTGCAGGACCAGCTGCTGCAGTACCAGGAGAAGAATAAT GAATTGCGAACTAAAAACTGGAAAGTAATGGAGGCGTTACAGTCTGCCGAAAAGTCCCTTCAGATGAAATCGGCAAGTGCGTTGCCGGCCCAAGACTCAGTGCGC GAGGCCATAGCGAAGGCTACGGAGGCGCAGTACCTGGAGGTGGCGCGAGTGCTGCGCGCGGCGTGGGCCGGGcccgcgccggccgccgcgcccgccggccCGCCCGGCCCGCACTGGCTGCGCGCCTACGCCGACAGCCTGCGGGAACACCTCGCcagccccgcgccgcccgcgcagcccgcgccgcccgcgcccgcctcaGCGGCCGACGACGAGCGGCTGAAGGACCTCATCCAGCAGAACGAATACTCACAAGCACTTGTCGATAAATACAAGAGGATTATAGATGACACC GAGGGAGTGTTGAGCCGCCTACAACAGAACGTGACGCTCGAGGAGCAGCGGTGGGCGCAGCAGCTGGCCGACAAGCAGCGCGAGCTCGACGACCTCAGGCAGCGCACCGTACTGCAG ATGCAAAAGAAAATAGATTCATTACAGGAAGAACTACATCAGGCGAAAGGTTCCAATCACAATCACACTTTCGCTGATGCGGAACGAATTGCCGAG GAAAGACTCATTGCCGGTTTGTCCGAAAAACACAACGTAGATGTTAGCAATGGACCGTTACAG ATGGGGCTCgaagaaaaataa
- the LOC113504836 gene encoding ribosome-binding protein 1-like isoform X7, producing the protein MELQALLVLCGVGVAGLAMLLLMGLFSASGTSYEEAIAQQRRATTELLALAESKNKPKKKEKKANKKLAKKEKNKESAVGMTGSEVESEAPAESGVEDDVVPATKGHVEFSSSVVVDVPRDTPPNVKAPEKVEEVSEKKEAKVAKASKPAKTVAKAAVAPVEVVKEEVTRERHNSGESAKEQRKSKKAEKKPVEEVAEVVREEVVPPLNAPQPSELTTDKLLKQALVTAQPPAASPPPKNKKKKPEPNVLSLMAAGDSGGVNVGELVRVVREAALSRTEIQILTDALLNKHHDPLPEHSEWTEGPNDPIQKLKKQLADKEKALADELEASQALHAKLKELRGTLNAERGRAAAAARAAEQAAAGARAELHTQQARLQRLLDDNHQLAQEKLMLQSKLSAEGEVQAQRVQMELHIQRLSETEAALLAQLAALQGELNAHALEVGPLRMEAAAARDSCVMAQQHAADLAQQLQEANRALSELEQQRQLAVHSEQRAQQELRQLQERLSGMADLQNEVQRLAAHAQQVESKADQAKEESEKEIQQLSGEIASLREQLITRETELAEIKQMKAAAPTQNGLPNANEQLKAAELAKIESIVESLRDELAAAQRGSREQREQIARLQDQLLQYQEKNNELRTKNWKVMEALQSAEKSLQMKSASALPAQDSVREAIAKATEAQYLEVARVLRAAWAGPAPAAAPAGPPGPHWLRAYADSLREHLASPAPPAQPAPPAPASAADDERLKDLIQQNEYSQALVDKYKRIIDDTEGVLSRLQQNVTLEEQRWAQQLADKQRELDDLRQRTVLQEPLAFAYSCIEKSLPTIVEEMQKKIDSLQEELHQAKGSNHNHTFADAERIAEERLIAGLSEKHNVDVSNGPLQMGLEEK; encoded by the exons ATGGAGCTGCAAGCACTGCTAGTACTGTGTGGGGTGGGAGTGGCCGGTCTCGCCATGCTGCTGCTCATGGGGCTGTTCTCAGCCTCAGGCACTAGCTATGAGGAAGCTATAGCTCAGCAGCGGCGAGCTACTACTGAACTACTTGCTCTTGCTGAAAGTAAAAACAAACCtaagaagaaagaaaagaaagctAATAAGAAG TTAGCAAAGAAGGAAAAGAACAAGGAAAGTGCAGTGGGTATGACAGGCAGTGAGGTGGAGAGTGAGGCACCAGCCGAGAGTGGAGTAGAAGATGATGTGGTTCCCGCTACCAAGGGACATGTGGAGTTCTCTTCTTCTGTTGTAGTTGATGTGCCACGGGACACCCCACCAAATGTGAAG GCTCCGGAGAAAGTGGAAGAAGTTTCGGAGAAGAAGGAGGCCAAGGTGGCGAAGGCATCGAAGCCTGCCAAGACTGTTGCCAAGGCTGCTGTAGCACCTGTTGAGGTCGTCAAGGAGGAAGTCACCAGGGAACGACACAACAGCGGAGAGTCTGCTAAGGAGCAGCGCAAAA gTAAGAAGGCTGAAAAGAAGCCCGTCGAGGAAGTGGCTGAAGTAGTACGTGAGGAGGTGGTGCCGCCGCTGAACGCGCCCCAGCCGAGTGAGCTGACGACCGACAAGCTGCTGAAGCAGGCGCTGGTGACCGCGCAGCCGCCTGCCGCCTCGCCGCCGCCCAAGAACAAGAAGAAGAAGCCCGAACCTAACGTGCTTTCGCTGATGG CAGCGGGCGACAGCGGCGGCGTTAATGTTGGGGAGCTGGTGCGTGTTGTTCGCGAGGCCGCTCTGTCTCGCACTGAAATACAGATCCTCACCGACGCCTTGCTCAACAAGCACCACGACCCACTGCCCGAGCATTCTGAATGGACTGAG GGCCCCAACGACCCCATACAAAAGTTGAAGAAGCAGCTTGCCGACAAGGAGAAAGCTCTGGCCGATGAACTGGAAGCGTCGCAGGCGCTGCACGCGAAACTGAAGGAGCTcag GGGCACGCTGAACGCGGagcgcgggcgcgcggcggcggcggcgcgcgcggccgagcaggcggcggccggcgcgcgcgccgAGCTGCACACGCAGCAGGCGCGCCTGCAGCGTCTGCTCGACGACAACCACCAGCTGGCGCAGGAGAAACTCATG CTCCAATCGAAATTGAGTGCGGAAGGTGAAGTGCAAGCTCAGCGCGTGCAAATGGAGCTGCATATTCAGAGGCTGTCTGAG aCAGAAGCAGCGCTCCTGGCGCAGCTGGCAGCTCTGCAAGGCGAGCTGAACGCGCACGCGCTGGAGGTGGGCCCGCTGCGCATGGaggcggccgccgcgcgcgaCTCCTGCGTCATGGCGCAGCAGCACGCCGCAGACCTGGCGCAGCAGCTGCAG GAGGCTAACCGCGCGTTGAGCGAACTCGAGCAGCAACGCCAGCTTGCCGTTCACAGCGAGCAGCGCGCGCAGCAAGAGCTGAGACAGCTGCAGGAGAGACTCAGCG GTATGGCAGACCTTCAAAATGAGGTTCAGAGATTGGCGGCCCATGCCCAGCAAGTCGAAAGTAAGGCCGATCAAGCTAAGGAAGAATCAGAAAAAGAAATTCAACAG TTGTCAGGCGAAATTGCATCGCTGCGAGAACAGTTAATTACCCGTGAGACTGAACTTGCCGAAATCAAACAGATGAAAGCAGCAGCACCCACTCAGAATGGACTGCCCAACGCTAACGAGCAACTCAAG GCGGCGGAACTGGCCAAGATCGAGAGCATAGTGGAGTCCCTGCGCGacgagctggcggcggcgcagcgcggcAGTCGCGAGCAACGCGAACAGATCGCGCGGCTGCAGGACCAGCTGCTGCAGTACCAGGAGAAGAATAAT GAATTGCGAACTAAAAACTGGAAAGTAATGGAGGCGTTACAGTCTGCCGAAAAGTCCCTTCAGATGAAATCGGCAAGTGCGTTGCCGGCCCAAGACTCAGTGCGC GAGGCCATAGCGAAGGCTACGGAGGCGCAGTACCTGGAGGTGGCGCGAGTGCTGCGCGCGGCGTGGGCCGGGcccgcgccggccgccgcgcccgccggccCGCCCGGCCCGCACTGGCTGCGCGCCTACGCCGACAGCCTGCGGGAACACCTCGCcagccccgcgccgcccgcgcagcccgcgccgcccgcgcccgcctcaGCGGCCGACGACGAGCGGCTGAAGGACCTCATCCAGCAGAACGAATACTCACAAGCACTTGTCGATAAATACAAGAGGATTATAGATGACACC GAGGGAGTGTTGAGCCGCCTACAACAGAACGTGACGCTCGAGGAGCAGCGGTGGGCGCAGCAGCTGGCCGACAAGCAGCGCGAGCTCGACGACCTCAGGCAGCGCACCGTACTGCAG GAACCTCTGGCGTTTGCATACTCCTGCATAGAAAAGTCATTGCCCACGATCGTAGAGGAG ATGCAAAAGAAAATAGATTCATTACAGGAAGAACTACATCAGGCGAAAGGTTCCAATCACAATCACACTTTCGCTGATGCGGAACGAATTGCCGAG GAAAGACTCATTGCCGGTTTGTCCGAAAAACACAACGTAGATGTTAGCAATGGACCGTTACAG ATGGGGCTCgaagaaaaataa
- the LOC113504836 gene encoding ribosome-binding protein 1-like isoform X3, producing MELQALLVLCGVGVAGLAMLLLMGLFSASGTSYEEAIAQQRRATTELLALAESKNKPKKKEKKANKKLAKKEKNKESAVGMTGSEVESEAPAESGVEDDVVPATKGHVEFSSSVVVDVPRDTPPNVKIRKRGKDPKVKPILLNKEDPSCVSDPSTLPENLTTTVANHFEEMHPKDEFELMHSTLVAEKAPEKVEEVSEKKEAKVAKASKPAKTVAKAAVAPVEVVKEEVTRERHNSGESAKEQRKSKKAEKKPVEEVAEVVREEVVPPLNAPQPSELTTDKLLKQALVTAQPPAASPPPKNKKKKPEPNVLSLMAAGDSGGVNVGELVRVVREAALSRTEIQILTDALLNKHHDPLPEHSEWTEGPNDPIQKLKKQLADKEKALADELEASQALHAKLKELRGTLNAERGRAAAAARAAEQAAAGARAELHTQQARLQRLLDDNHQLAQEKLMLQSKLSAEGEVQAQRVQMELHIQRLSETEAALLAQLAALQGELNAHALEVGPLRMEAAAARDSCVMAQQHAADLAQQLQEANRALSELEQQRQLAVHSEQRAQQELRQLQERLSGMADLQNEVQRLAAHAQQVESKADQAKEESEKEIQQLSGEIASLREQLITRETELAEIKQMKAAAPTQNGLPNANEQLKAAELAKIESIVESLRDELAAAQRGSREQREQIARLQDQLLQYQEKNNELRTKNWKVMEALQSAEKSLQMKSASALPAQDSVREAIAKATEAQYLEVARVLRAAWAGPAPAAAPAGPPGPHWLRAYADSLREHLASPAPPAQPAPPAPASAADDERLKDLIQQNEYSQALVDKYKRIIDDTEGVLSRLQQNVTLEEQRWAQQLADKQRELDDLRQRTVLQEPLAFAYSCIEKSLPTIVEEMQKKIDSLQEELHQAKGSNHNHTFADAERIAEERLIAGLSEKHNVDVSNGPLQ from the exons ATGGAGCTGCAAGCACTGCTAGTACTGTGTGGGGTGGGAGTGGCCGGTCTCGCCATGCTGCTGCTCATGGGGCTGTTCTCAGCCTCAGGCACTAGCTATGAGGAAGCTATAGCTCAGCAGCGGCGAGCTACTACTGAACTACTTGCTCTTGCTGAAAGTAAAAACAAACCtaagaagaaagaaaagaaagctAATAAGAAG TTAGCAAAGAAGGAAAAGAACAAGGAAAGTGCAGTGGGTATGACAGGCAGTGAGGTGGAGAGTGAGGCACCAGCCGAGAGTGGAGTAGAAGATGATGTGGTTCCCGCTACCAAGGGACATGTGGAGTTCTCTTCTTCTGTTGTAGTTGATGTGCCACGGGACACCCCACCAAATGTGAAG ATCCGCAAACGCGGCAAGGATCCTAAAGTAAAGCCGATACTGCTAAATAAAGAGGATCCGAGTTGCGTTAGTGATCCTAGTACGCTGCCAGAAAACTTGACAACTACTGTTGCCAACCACTTTGAGGAAATGCATCCCAAAGACGAGTTCGAATTGATGCATTCAACTCTCGTAGCGGAAAAA GCTCCGGAGAAAGTGGAAGAAGTTTCGGAGAAGAAGGAGGCCAAGGTGGCGAAGGCATCGAAGCCTGCCAAGACTGTTGCCAAGGCTGCTGTAGCACCTGTTGAGGTCGTCAAGGAGGAAGTCACCAGGGAACGACACAACAGCGGAGAGTCTGCTAAGGAGCAGCGCAAAA gTAAGAAGGCTGAAAAGAAGCCCGTCGAGGAAGTGGCTGAAGTAGTACGTGAGGAGGTGGTGCCGCCGCTGAACGCGCCCCAGCCGAGTGAGCTGACGACCGACAAGCTGCTGAAGCAGGCGCTGGTGACCGCGCAGCCGCCTGCCGCCTCGCCGCCGCCCAAGAACAAGAAGAAGAAGCCCGAACCTAACGTGCTTTCGCTGATGG CAGCGGGCGACAGCGGCGGCGTTAATGTTGGGGAGCTGGTGCGTGTTGTTCGCGAGGCCGCTCTGTCTCGCACTGAAATACAGATCCTCACCGACGCCTTGCTCAACAAGCACCACGACCCACTGCCCGAGCATTCTGAATGGACTGAG GGCCCCAACGACCCCATACAAAAGTTGAAGAAGCAGCTTGCCGACAAGGAGAAAGCTCTGGCCGATGAACTGGAAGCGTCGCAGGCGCTGCACGCGAAACTGAAGGAGCTcag GGGCACGCTGAACGCGGagcgcgggcgcgcggcggcggcggcgcgcgcggccgagcaggcggcggccggcgcgcgcgccgAGCTGCACACGCAGCAGGCGCGCCTGCAGCGTCTGCTCGACGACAACCACCAGCTGGCGCAGGAGAAACTCATG CTCCAATCGAAATTGAGTGCGGAAGGTGAAGTGCAAGCTCAGCGCGTGCAAATGGAGCTGCATATTCAGAGGCTGTCTGAG aCAGAAGCAGCGCTCCTGGCGCAGCTGGCAGCTCTGCAAGGCGAGCTGAACGCGCACGCGCTGGAGGTGGGCCCGCTGCGCATGGaggcggccgccgcgcgcgaCTCCTGCGTCATGGCGCAGCAGCACGCCGCAGACCTGGCGCAGCAGCTGCAG GAGGCTAACCGCGCGTTGAGCGAACTCGAGCAGCAACGCCAGCTTGCCGTTCACAGCGAGCAGCGCGCGCAGCAAGAGCTGAGACAGCTGCAGGAGAGACTCAGCG GTATGGCAGACCTTCAAAATGAGGTTCAGAGATTGGCGGCCCATGCCCAGCAAGTCGAAAGTAAGGCCGATCAAGCTAAGGAAGAATCAGAAAAAGAAATTCAACAG TTGTCAGGCGAAATTGCATCGCTGCGAGAACAGTTAATTACCCGTGAGACTGAACTTGCCGAAATCAAACAGATGAAAGCAGCAGCACCCACTCAGAATGGACTGCCCAACGCTAACGAGCAACTCAAG GCGGCGGAACTGGCCAAGATCGAGAGCATAGTGGAGTCCCTGCGCGacgagctggcggcggcgcagcgcggcAGTCGCGAGCAACGCGAACAGATCGCGCGGCTGCAGGACCAGCTGCTGCAGTACCAGGAGAAGAATAAT GAATTGCGAACTAAAAACTGGAAAGTAATGGAGGCGTTACAGTCTGCCGAAAAGTCCCTTCAGATGAAATCGGCAAGTGCGTTGCCGGCCCAAGACTCAGTGCGC GAGGCCATAGCGAAGGCTACGGAGGCGCAGTACCTGGAGGTGGCGCGAGTGCTGCGCGCGGCGTGGGCCGGGcccgcgccggccgccgcgcccgccggccCGCCCGGCCCGCACTGGCTGCGCGCCTACGCCGACAGCCTGCGGGAACACCTCGCcagccccgcgccgcccgcgcagcccgcgccgcccgcgcccgcctcaGCGGCCGACGACGAGCGGCTGAAGGACCTCATCCAGCAGAACGAATACTCACAAGCACTTGTCGATAAATACAAGAGGATTATAGATGACACC GAGGGAGTGTTGAGCCGCCTACAACAGAACGTGACGCTCGAGGAGCAGCGGTGGGCGCAGCAGCTGGCCGACAAGCAGCGCGAGCTCGACGACCTCAGGCAGCGCACCGTACTGCAG GAACCTCTGGCGTTTGCATACTCCTGCATAGAAAAGTCATTGCCCACGATCGTAGAGGAG ATGCAAAAGAAAATAGATTCATTACAGGAAGAACTACATCAGGCGAAAGGTTCCAATCACAATCACACTTTCGCTGATGCGGAACGAATTGCCGAG GAAAGACTCATTGCCGGTTTGTCCGAAAAACACAACGTAGATGTTAGCAATGGACCGTTACAG TGA